Proteins from one Mercurialis annua linkage group LG7, ddMerAnnu1.2, whole genome shotgun sequence genomic window:
- the LOC126656575 gene encoding uncharacterized protein LOC126656575, whose product MVVRTSDQRQATSSVIGEYIKSKYTNLKTVYKPADILRDMRDDHGIKMSYSKAYRSKVVAQEMVRGKPYDSFSLIPSYLYMLVVANPGSFVKLEVKDDNSFLYVFMALNASIKGWEFCIPVIAVDGTFLTSAYGGMLLTACAQDGNGKIFPLAFSVVDSENDDSWEWFMRRIRDAFKMRSDMCIVSDRHESIKNAAIAVFPEASHVLCTFHLFNNVKRNFKKSSKPLREAFYGAAKAYTTEAFDYYMKQLDGMCRGLKTYLEAVKYKKWARAHCENNRHKVMTTNIAESMNSRIKAGKDLPITTLLEYLRKMVQEWSYANRHLARSTFTNLSKRAEDILNDNYIQSLKLVVSNSNDNVKTVYDHKTKFIVDLKERTCTCRRFDIDEIPCPHAMAILKEFNQDPYKFCSHYFTKETILKTYEETVYPVVDESLWNVPEEVAQKIVNTPQGRTKSGRPRKKRIRSAEETTNHNKCSRCEKKGHNVKTCRNMPKKK is encoded by the exons ATGGTTGTGAGAACTAGTGATCAAAGGCAGGCAACATCGAGTGTAATTGGTGAATACATTAAATCCAAGTACACCAACCTCAAAACTGTATACAAACCGGCTGATATTTTGAGAGACATGAGAGATGATCATGGAATAAAAATGAGCTACTCTAAAGCCTACAGATCGAAAGTAGTAGCTCAAGAAATGGTAAGAGGAAAACCTTATGACTCTTTTTCATTAATACCAAGCTACTTGTACATGCTAGTGGTTGCAAATCCGGGTTCGTTTGTCAAGTTGGAAGTAAAAGATGACAATAGCTTCCTTTATGTTTTCATGGCATTGAATGCATCTATAAAAGGATGGGAGTTCTGCATTCCGGTAATTGCTGTTGATGGCACTTTCCTTACTTCAGCCTATGGAGGTATGCTTTTAACAGCATGTGCACAAGATGGAAATGGTAAGATATTTCCTCTAGCTTTTTCAGTAGTGGATTCTGAAAACGATGACTCCTGGGAGTGGTTTATGAGGAGAATTAGAGATGCATTTAAGATGCGAAGTGACATGTGTATAGTCTCTGATCGACATGAAAGCATAAAAAATGCAGCCATTGCAGTTTTTCCAGAAGCTTCCCATGTATTGTGCACATTTCATTTATTCAACAATGTTAAAAGAAACTTCAAGAAGTCATCAAAACCACTACGAGAAGCATTTTATGGGGCAGCAAAAGCCTACACAACTGAGGCATTTGACTACTACATGAAGCAACTTGACGGTATGTGCAGAGGTTTAAAGACTTACCTAGAAGCTGTTAAGTATAAAAAATGGGCACGAGCACATTGCGAAAATAACAGGCACAAAGTCATGACAACTAATATTGCAGAATCAATGAATTCAAGAATAAAGGCAGGTAAGGATCTCCCAATCACTACACTACTTGAGTACCTACGAAAAATGGTGCAAGAATGGAGCTACGCGAATAGGCATTTGGCACGATCAACTTTCACAAACCTATCAAAAAGAGCAGAAGATATATTGAATGACAATTACATTCAGTCATTGAAATTAGTG GTTTCAAATTCAAATGACAATGTGAAGACAGTCTATGATCATAAAACAAAGTTCATTGTCGACCTTAAAGAAAGAACGTGCACATGTAGGAGATTCGACATTGATGAAATTCCTTGCCCACATGCAATGGCAATACTCAAAGAATTCAATCAAGATCCTTACAAATTTTGTTCGCATTAtttcacaaaagaaacaataCTGAAGACATATGAAGAAACAGTATATCCAGTGGTAGATGAAAGTTTGTGGAATGTCCCAGAAGAAGTGGCACAAAAGATTGTTAATACACCACAAGGAAGAACAAAGTCGGGAAGGCCTAGGAAGAAAAGAATTAGATCTGCCGAGGAAACTACAAATCATAACAAGTGCAGCAGATGTGAAAAAAAAGGACACAATGTGAAGACATGCAGGAATATGCCTAAGAAAAAATGA